A stretch of DNA from Juglans microcarpa x Juglans regia isolate MS1-56 chromosome 5D, Jm3101_v1.0, whole genome shotgun sequence:
AGTCTTGTCcaattggttttttttgttttttttagtcTCTCTGGATAGGTTGTCTCATACAATTTGGCCTCGTATTCTTTAGCCTAGGATTTTTCTTTAGATTATTCTGCAATTCTATAGAAGTTGTGGACTTTTTAAAGTGAATATTCTTCAAGAGTCTTTCAGATGgactcacttctctctctctctccctccctccctatAGTTATCCTTGTAATGCGCACTCTTCTTTTTTATACAACTGAATGAACCAATGATCAATGTATTTGTTCCAGCACAGTTTTGAATTTGTTGCTTGGAAGTTGAACCCCTGCCACTGGAAATACTGATATGAGGCTTCAACCTTATGTTTTCTAGGAATGGATGAATACCTATTGTCATTGAAACACCTAAAAAATAAGGAGTATTTTGATGTGGTATGCAAGGTAATTCTTGTTAGTGTGGTAGATGACCTTGATGTGTAGGTCTATGTTATTCTTTCAAGGTACTAAACAACTGATGTAGTTCTCTTTCACTTGTCTGCTTTAAGGTTCTGCATGTCGAAAAAACTGCCAACAATACATGGATGCTTTTTGTGTGGGATGGGACTGATACTCCCCCATTAAGCTTCGATATGCAGTAAGTATACATTGATTTATTATCTTTCAGCTGTAAGCCTAGTCTTATTAGCTCCAGTTTAGGTTCATAGATTGGGTGGACAAGCTAGATAAAACTATGATATTTCTCAGTTACCTTCTATTGAATCTAACAGATGACGATAATTGTTGGTTGGTGACTATTTGGACTAtaggtgaggtttggatagtgagatgagatgagatggttttagatgaaagttgaaagttgaataaaatattgttaaaatagtattttttaatattattattgttttaagatttgaaaaagttgaattgtttattatattttgtgtgagaatttgagaaagttataatgatgagatgagatgagttaaaacaATCTTTTTATCCAAACATAGCTAATTGGAGGGATGAAAAACTCAGTTATCTCCTCTTTCCATTCTACTTGCTCATTTCCAATACAACTTTTGCTACTTATAATTAGCTACCTGAAGAAAGAAAATCTTACTTTATGGTAAGACATCCCTTTTTTTCTTGGGGAAAGTTTTGCTTCCTATTAGAGTATAAAAAgtccttttgaaaaataataaacacgcgtcacttttcacaacacattacacggctatgttttaaaatgagggatatttttgtaaaataccttataaaagtaacatcactttacaaaaataccctcattttaaaacatgtgttgtgaaatatgttgtacTATACATGTGTTGTGTGGGTAACATGTTATACTCCTAGAAAGATGATAACTTTACTACCATTACTTGGATATCATCCCCTTGCAAAACTGGTTTTCTCAGATTCAATGTGTCCTACTTCTAGTTATTTTTCCTAATGGCAATTGCATACAACTGCAATTTGCATGCCATAGTCTCCAGGATGATGAACAGAGCCGGCTTCCATTACATGTAGAACAGTTTCCTCTACCAATGGATATCATCTGCTCATTTCCTTGTGTTGGGACTGTCCTACGAGTGATGACTAATGAAGCTCATGAAAAGTTTGGCTTAAACTTTAAAGGTATTGGCCAATGGGTGAGGATACGAAACATGACTTGTGAAGTGCACTTTGGATTGTGGAAGGGTCTTCTACTTTCTTCTTCTAGATTTCGGTTTCTTCCCAACAATGATAACACTGTCTTGGACTGTATTAGGTAAGAATGATTTTGTTATGGAAATCACATGAATTGATcgatttttatatgttttgtaTTAATTACTTGTGTTAAATAAGCAGAAACTTTAATTTCCGAGTAGCTGAGGAAGAGGGTCGTCTTCCATCATGGAGTAGTCCTCCTTATTTAACTGGTAATCTATTTATAGTTGTTTTAGATGTTTAATGTTTTCGTTTTGGACATGTTCtgctattatttttcttcaatctcAAGCATGTAAACATTAGTGAGATGGATgtcaaagtaatatttttttttccttaacttAGTTTGCCCCTGTTTCTTCTCAGTGGTAGATTACGAAAATGTTCCATTTGCAACATTGATGGATCTTCTCACTAAACCAGAGGTCTCTTGTGCATTTCTTGCTGTCAGAACTTTTATGTCCCTTGGTTTCAATTTTGCAATAGATCAATAATGAgttagtaaaaatattatatgcatatatatatatatatattatcaactTCATAAGCTTTCAGGATATGaacaaatggaaaaaataaagagcaagagacttattaaaatcaaaaataaaGGGCAAGAGTTCTTAACTTTTTGCCGTATTCTATGGAGATGTCTTGGAATATTcagtcaaatattttttttcattgtaatACAGGTTGATGTGACAGTCAAATGTATTGTTCGTGTGGTGGCAGTTTTCCCCCCACAGGCAAGGGACTTCTGCATGCCTATTGAGTCAGGTCAATACAGAATGAGATTGACATTGGAGGACCCAACTGCAAGAATACATGCCACACTAAGTGGGGATAATTGGGTAATGGTGAAATAGATTGATACTCTTTCAGCAAAGTTACATAAGTTAGGTGATTGCAAAATTTACCCTTTTCATTAAGCTCTTCGGTTAACGTGCTCGTAACCCAATGCAGGTAAAGTCTTTTGGGGATTCTTTCTCCATTGATGTTCTTAAATCTAAGGTGAATAAATTACTCGGGGTGCTTGACGGGGAAGATAGTAGTTCTGTAAGGAATCCGCCATGGATACAATGTTGCATAAGTCTGAATTCTGGGGAGTACCGAATATGTGGCACTAGGTTCGTGGGATAATTGTCCGTTTATTAGAAGGATGGAGTTTTAACTCTAATTTTTTGTGGAGCTTCTAAAAAATGGTATAGTCGTTGTAAAATCACTCTGTTTTTGGTGTAAATAACTTCCTTATAGTTTAGGGTTGCGGAGGGCCCTTATGAGGTCTTTGTGCATCTGTTGCAAGCTCAGTGTATGTTTGTTGAAATGGGCTTGTTGATAGCTCCTATATTGTAAATTCCTGTATAATGTATAGATAGCAATTGTATAGATGATAGCACACTCTTGGTTTAATCTTATCGTGAAATCTACACGAAATCTCTCACTGTTTCATGAAGTTTTAAGTTAGGTCTCTTCAATGTAACAAATCATTTAATTACTTCCAAAAAGTATTATGGGCCTTGTGGTCGCCCTACTACGGCTAAcattctcaataataataatattaaaaaataatattttaataatattttatttaatttttaactttcatctaaaatcaactcatttcatctcatctcatctcatctcatctcatctcatctcatctcatcattcaAACTGTATCTAAAATACAATTATTGGATTCAGCTGAGAAAAGTGTGTGCCTCCAATAATTTAGGAAATAACCATACATTACAAGTTCTACCATCCTCCGAATGAAGTAAACGGGTAGTAACCTACCACTTCCTTTATAAAATATGCTTTGGAAGATTGTTGTGATCACTTTTTCTTGTGTTTGGGCCAAAGGATGGAGAATAGGGTAGGAATGTATAGGGGTAACGGCGGATAGTGAGGTAGGCGATGCACCATCCTTCTGCTATGTAAGTTGACAGGTACTTGTCATAGATAGGAAACGAAGCATTAGACACCAACTTCAGTCATCATTTCATTAAAGAATTTTGTTACTTGAGAGTCGGTATGTAAAAGCATGCGGAAATTTGGGTGAATTTCTTACGGAAATAGGCGTGAAGCTGTGCTCAAGCCTCGAGTGCTTTAAAATGGAGAAACttatgtgttatatatatatatatatatatatatgtatacacacacacatacacgtatgtataaataatgatatatacaccACATTTTATAATAGATAAATGCTACTCCCACCGCTCCTCCCTCCCGCTTGATGTGAAATACCCACGTGGcctgatttttaaataataaaaaaacaaaatttgaatacATAGGATTCTTCTTTCCTCTCatcaatttttcttcttctctcccaAACTCATTGTCTGCAAGCCAAACCCATCGATTTTTCTTCGAATCCCATCGTTTGCAAGCCAAACTGTACGTATTTGTTTGAAACTTGTTATTTTCCTGGGAAACTATTATAGGAACCGTTTGTTTCTTAATATGAAGCtaactaaaaaaattcaatacttttttattatgaCTCTTCGCCtttaaagagattttttttttttttttaattgaagtgtTTGGGATTGGGTGGGTCTTACGGTTCATACATTCTCATCAATACGCGTTGCGTCTCCGTATTAACTTTCTTGTAAATATATAAAGTTCTtgaatttgtttctttgtttggcTGTTGTTGCTTCGTGTTGATGCCGGATCTGCATTTGCCTTTGGTTGTATTCACCTTTTGACATTTTGCTAGTAATTCTTTCACATTCTCTTATTTGCTAAAATCTATGTTTGCTGTTTGGTTGCGAGAAAACTGAGATGAGcgtagcaaaagaaaaagatgagaatgtttgtattgttttttcaaaaatcttaagattcttatttaattttggaATTTAAGAGTGGAAGTTTCCTTTCTTCAAAGACATTTTATTGGATCGagttttttgtgaatttttgttCTTGAATTGGGAACTTCATTTACAAGGAATACTGGAGGCCGATGTCGCTGGGAAACTCACACGAGAAAAATGcaattaaaaatgatgtttttgttGAGACTGGTAGTTAGAGAACTCATCTGgaaatgagatttgaaaagtaacatttacatttttgttcctttcccttttttgtTTAATATGATGATACTTGGCATGACAAAGGCATGACATGTCAAGAGGGAGGGCCGACCAAGAGGATAGAGCGGTGACTGTAAAAGGATTCttcataatatatttaacaatacatgttttaaaatgagaatattgtTGTAacgtaatgttattttttataaattattttataaaaatattttttattttaaaatataattatgtaaaatattgtgaaaagcggtatatttataatttttctatataaaaactgttcttactttgaaaaaaaaaactgtgaacTGTTCTTTCTGGTCCTCCCAGGTCTCAAAAAGAACCCGGCAAGAACTGAAACCAGCGAATCAACAAAACACACGTGGGCATCACCGAACCAACCACGTCTTCTAGACTCAAACCGACTCACTTCGCATTGTAAAACCACACAAGCATGTCGTTTCCGTACTAAGACACGTACGAGGTTACACGTGCAAGATCGCCTACTTGAGCGGGGACCGAAACGTGGCGATCGGCGATCCCGGGGGAGTTAGCTAAGATGTTTGGCCTTGAGCTGACATGACACGTGGCATCCCAACACAATCTGTGGGCTAAGCTAACCACTCTTGGAACACACGGACCGTCGGACACAtacaggctctctctcttttcaataCCTTTCTGTTCTTTGGAGGAACTGCAGTCCTCTGTCTCTCACTCGCTCTGCTTCTGAGCCATGGGTTCGGAGAGATGTTATGTTTGGAGCTCGGTGTCATCTTCATCTGCTTCTACTACGTCGTCTTCGATGTCGGCGGCGGATGAAGCTGCGGATCTGATGGTTAAGATAGAGCTGGAGGCGGCGGAGGCTCTGGCGGATTTGGCTCATTTGGCAGTTCGAGAGAGTGGTGGGGGTGGCTCTGGCGGGAAATGGGGGAGCAAAGGGAAACGGGCCAGGAAGCGAGTCAAGAGCGAGTCGCCGCCGGCTGACTCGGTGTTCCAGTTGAACCCGGTGGACTTGGTCCCTTGCTGTTCGGATCTCGCTGAGGTTAGTTTGTATGAGTTACTACGAACTCTTCCTTCTCTTcgttgtttatttgttttgttctttgtaactAAATTTAAGCAATTTACTAATTggggaaattaaaaaatattcaataataaaaaGCCAACAAGTTCATGATTTGAGGATTGCGATTGCTTAATATTGGCTATACtgtaactttattttatttggtttcttATATGGGCCTGCTAATTCGAGGACTCTATAGATAGTACCCCAATTTAGCGGACCATGATACATACTCTTACCGTCTTCTTTAGTTGGAACGAACGCTTTATGTaatgcacctttttttttatcagtaaaattaaaaaaaaaaaaaaacagtaggGAAATGTGCCCATTTTGTATGCGTGTTAGGATTTCATAACAATGCAGGTAGATATACATCATACCTTGAACAAGCCCCACACCTCATTTAAACGTATTGAGGAGCATTACATTAGGGCCAATAGATATAAAACATGGAAATCGAACTGGAGCTGAAAAGGCATTGAGACTTGGTAATTGAAAATTTcgtttaaaaattttagaatattgAGCTTGACTCGTCGGATATAGAATGTGGATACAGTCCCCTTTTTTGTTTGCATCAACCAGGACACgttacttttgttttatcatttagGTTCTTAGATTCATATGTCCATATTTGGTTAGCCAACTAAGTGGCATCTGAATTGAAATATCTGTGGCACTGtcaccaactcgcactattttgtGCAGGacttgagaatatttttgtttatagcAGGATCGAGCAGTTCTAAGTCAGCAGCAATGCGAAAAGATAAACACAATTGAATTGCTAGAACCAGCAAATGCTAATCAGGATTCCAGAAAGATGAAAGTGAAGGCTGAGCAGGATTCTGAATTGGCTAAACCAACTACAAGCGCCAGAAGTTACACTCCACTTGGTATCCGTAAATCAAGACAAAATTTGACTGAGGtgctaaatttttttaacgTTTTTCTCTGCAGTGCTGTTCTATTATTGCTTGTCTAAATGAGTCTTTCCTGTTTAGGCTGAAAAGGAAGAACGGAGAATACGCAGGGTATTGGCAAACAGAGAGTCAGCTAGGCAAACAATTCGTCGTAGGCAGGTGCGCAACTAACAAATTAACTCAAAAGCGTTATTTTTATACACCAAGTTGCACCTCTTACAGGGCATTTACTATATGTTGTTAAACAAATCCATCATTAGTACTGGGTtgcttttgttattttaaagGTTCTCAATATACTTGGTTAGTAACATAGATATTGATCTTTGTGCAAGTCTTACGCTTCGGTTATTTTTCATGGGTTATTAAAATTGCATGACTTTgtgcctataaaaaaaaaaaaaaaaaaaaaaaaaaagaagtgcatGACTTTGTTGAACATTAGATAACATGAGTGATGGATTTCATACTAATTATaaaacattacttttttttatttagataattaataagaggttttattaccaagaataggcacagcccaagtacacaggatgtatacaaaggaaatacctactacactaTAGAAGTAGGAAAAAGACTAATACAGATTCAGTACATTATCCTCATTCCTTACAAAAATCCTAGCCCACAAacacaaagtagaaaaaaaaattccgaagTTCCCCGAAAGAACGCtatgtcttcaaaacatctctcattcctttccagccaaagacaccacattaaacacaaaggaatcatatTCCATCTGGCAGCTACACATTTCCTTCCCTCAAAACCTctccaacatgcaagaagatccAGAACTTCCTTTGGCATCGCCCAACATATACTTGTCCGacccaaaacctcattccataaagactttgccacctcacaatgaagaaagagatgaCTTACAGATTCACCGTccttgcacatgacacaccaatcagcaatACACATACCACGTTTTCTAAGGTTATCCGTGGTCAAAACTTTCCCTAGAGCAACCACCCAACTGAAAAACGCCATCTTAGCAGGAACCTTTGCTCTCCAAATGGTTTTCCAAGGGAAAGCACAACCAGAATGACAAGTCagcaccttataaaaagaactaaCTGAAACCCTGGAATTTCCAGCATGGTCCCACAGTAAACTGTCCTCTCTTCCCTGAATCACTTTTGAATTATGAACTCTTCCCAAAAAATCAGAAACATcattcacttcccaatcatttaCCTCTCTGATAAAATCAACATTCCACAGAATATTATTATCCGTATGTTGGAAAAAATCTGCCACAGCagcattttgatcccttgcaatcctaaaaagagagggaaaatcaGATTTGAGAGCTGattccccacaccaaatatcatgccaaaacaGAATCCTCTCCCCTTCCGCCACCTTAATTTTAATATGTTTCGAAAACTCcccccaacctttcctaatGAACTTCCATAAACTCACCCCATACGGTCCTCTAACTTCACTAGAACACCAATCCTCCCCACCCACTTCCATATTTAACAGCAACAGCATTCTTCCATAAAGCATCTCTCTCTacatgatatctccaaagccatttcccaagatTACTTCTGATGTAAACGATCCTTAAAAGCTCTTCCTAAAGTGGTCCTCAGTTTGGATAGATTCTGTTGTTTAATGAAGATCTAAAGTCAATGAGGTCTGACAGATAACTAAAAGTTTTAATAGTTTAGCTAGCCCTCTGCATCCTGAATTCTTGGAATCGGACAAATCTGATACCTAGATATGCACCTGTACCTGGGTGGCTCACCTAAGTTTGCATGAAATGGGCTTTCTTAACCTTTGCTTTGTAGCAACTTGAATTTCATAATTCGGAATTTGATGCGATGTGATATCAAAAGTTGTTTATACGAGTTGACGCCCTCATAAAAATCAATCATTTGATTTTAATGGCTATAGAGCTAAGTACATAATTTTGATGTGTTCTTGAGTCCTGAAAGTAGgtgaataaaaaatgattatctGTGCTAGTCAAGTCAAATATGGCAGGCATAATGTACAACATGTGTCATCACCATAATGTGagaatcttcttcttctgactTTTTCCCCTCCCCTGGTGGCCAGGCTCTGTGTGAGGAGTTAACCAGAAAAGCTGCTGATCTATCATGGGAGAATGAAAATTTGAAGAGGGTAGGGAATAGTACCCTAATATCTTTGTATATAGCTTCGTTTtacaaaccccccccccccccttccccctctcctcctctctccctccctgcCTCCCATGGACAATGGTGCATGGCATGGAAGTTGTATAACTTGTAGTATTTAGTAGTTCTCTTATGATTTTACCCCTTGAACTTGTCTAAACATCATCCAATTCATTTCTTCACATTTCATGACATCTCTAATGAGAAGGAAAAGGAGTTGGCTTTGAAAGTGTATCAGTCCTTGGAGACCACTAATAAACACTTAAAGGAACAGGTAAGCTACAGTTGAAATTTTGGAAATGtttaatattaaatgaatttCCACATTTTTCGACATGCTGTATGATTTTGCAGATGGCAAAGGTGGTAAAGGCTGAGGTTGAGGAAACTCCAGGTGAACGTGGTTCAGCTGATTTGGgagcctctctctcttcatctacAAATTGCCCACGGCTCTGGTATGATCATCATCCATTTATGCCTGCTTTCTGGCCTTCTATCGTTCAATCTTCAAGTCATGTTCAGTCGCTCCATGGACGACGAAGTGCCATCGTCATTCAATCAAACATTCCCATGCCAGCAACTTGTAGTCTTGATACTTctcaagaacaagaaaaccgCATAGATGTTAATGGGCCAAGAACTTCGTTATATGTATTGCCATGTCCTTGGTTCTTCCCCCATCCTGGTCATGGGAATGGACGCCAACCTGAGCCCTCTACTGACATGAAAGATGAACAAGATGAAACCTCTCATGACAACCATTATGGTGTTAGTTCATACACAAAATTTGTTGCATATGTAGAAAACCACCATTGCTCTTTGCCCGTTGAAGTAAAGACAGAAGCTTCAGTCTCAACAGAAGCCAGACCTGCCAATGACTTGAATGAAACCCCAGTCGGGCTACCCCCAGATGGAGGTGATCAGAATACTGGAGCTCACTCTGAGGAAATTCTCTTTACACCTGCACTATTAGATTGTTTCCAACGTGCATCTACCATGAAGCACGAGAACAGGCCCCAATTAGATTACACTCCAGATATCGAAACACCGTCAACTGCTTGTTGTATTGCAAGTGCTTTGccagaaaagaaacaaaaatcaaccGTTTACCTAAATAGGAAGCTAATTGACGTGGTTGCTGCAGCAGACgcaaggaagaggaggaaggaaCTGACAAAGCTGAAGAATCTGCATGGCCGTCAATGTCGGATGCATTGCTGAGGTATAAAGCCACTAGTTAGGTAAAGAACACTGAAGAAGAGCTGTTTATCTACTAGTTTTTCCGCGGGCTTTGTGCCTAGCTAAGTCCTAAAGAAATCCTTGGAGATTTTGCCAAGCCTAGAACGCTTATCCAGAACACAATAAAGGGCCTTTGAAGAAACATTCGCCAGCATGTAGTCTGTTGTCCTCTGAGACTGCTCGAGGGTGAGGAATTTATCTTAAATCATCTAGGTTTCTTTGGGCTAAAATGTGATGTGAGCAGAAATTCTGGTAGCccctttataatatatttaggtCAACATGTCAAGTCTTTAAGAGCGGAGTGATTCTTCGAGGACTTGTGCGAGAAAATGAGTACAATTTAATTGGAGCAATGCTGCCATTAGCTGGGACCCTGAAGTTAGAGACGGGCATCCAAAGAAAATCACATGGTG
This window harbors:
- the LOC121265410 gene encoding protection of telomeres protein 1a-like isoform X2, whose amino-acid sequence is MSNRHSIIPIRDALSRVNQKVNLIGFVRESSFPRKSLGTDYVSILKIVDESYKDEEFSVHLFTEKLEHLPVVRSYKDIIILYQVKIEEFNGRIDAVFKKKSSSYALFDEQSCIDCNPYQASPGFRLLRPDIGFIRRMGNLCATFPFRGGGMDEYLLSLKHLKNKEYFDVVLHVEKTANNTWMLFVWDGTDTPPLSFDMHLQDDEQSRLPLHVEQFPLPMDIICSFPCVGTVLRVMTNEAHEKFGLNFKGIGQWVRIRNMTCEVHFGLWKGLLLSSSRFRFLPNNDNTVLDCIRNFNFRVAEEEGRLPSWSSPPYLTVVDYENVPFATLMDLLTKPEVDVTVKCIVRVVAVFPPQARDFCMPIESGQYRMRLTLEDPTARIHATLSGDNWVKSFGDSFSIDVLKSKVNKLLGVLDGEDSSSVRNPPWIQCCISLNSGEYRICGTRFVG
- the LOC121265410 gene encoding protection of telomeres protein 1a-like isoform X1, yielding MSNRHSIIPIRDALSRVNQKVNLIGFVRESSFPRKSLGTDYVSILKIVDESYKDEEFSVHLFTEKLEHLPVVRSYKDIIILYQVKIEEFNGRIDAVFKKKSSSYALFDEQSCIDCNPYQASPGFRLLRPDIGFIRRMGNLCATFPFRGGGMDEYLLSLKHLKNKEYFDVVCKVLHVEKTANNTWMLFVWDGTDTPPLSFDMHLQDDEQSRLPLHVEQFPLPMDIICSFPCVGTVLRVMTNEAHEKFGLNFKGIGQWVRIRNMTCEVHFGLWKGLLLSSSRFRFLPNNDNTVLDCIRNFNFRVAEEEGRLPSWSSPPYLTVVDYENVPFATLMDLLTKPEVDVTVKCIVRVVAVFPPQARDFCMPIESGQYRMRLTLEDPTARIHATLSGDNWVKSFGDSFSIDVLKSKVNKLLGVLDGEDSSSVRNPPWIQCCISLNSGEYRICGTRFVG
- the LOC121265410 gene encoding protection of telomeres protein 1a-like isoform X3, with protein sequence MSNRHSIIPIRDALSRVNQKVNLIGFVRESSFPRKSLGTDYVSILKIVDESYKDEEFSVHLFTEKLEHLPVVRSYKDIIILYQVKVLHVEKTANNTWMLFVWDGTDTPPLSFDMHLQDDEQSRLPLHVEQFPLPMDIICSFPCVGTVLRVMTNEAHEKFGLNFKGIGQWVRIRNMTCEVHFGLWKGLLLSSSRFRFLPNNDNTVLDCIRNFNFRVAEEEGRLPSWSSPPYLTVVDYENVPFATLMDLLTKPEVDVTVKCIVRVVAVFPPQARDFCMPIESGQYRMRLTLEDPTARIHATLSGDNWVKSFGDSFSIDVLKSKVNKLLGVLDGEDSSSVRNPPWIQCCISLNSGEYRICGTRFVG
- the LOC121265390 gene encoding uncharacterized protein LOC121265390 isoform X2 produces the protein MGSERCYVWSSVSSSSASTTSSSMSAADEAADLMVKIELEAAEALADLAHLAVRESGGGGSGGKWGSKGKRARKRVKSESPPADSVFQLNPVDLVPCCSDLAEDRAVLSQQQCEKINTIELLEPANANQDSRKMKVKAEQDSELAKPTTSARSYTPLGIRKSRQNLTEAEKEERRIRRVLANRESARQTIRRRQALCEELTRKAADLSWENENLKREKELALKVYQSLETTNKHLKEQMAKVVKAEVEETPGERGSADLGASLSSSTNCPRLWYDHHPFMPAFWPSIVQSSSHVQSLHGRRSAIVIQSNIPMPATCSLDTSQEQENRIDVNGPRTSLYVLPCPWFFPHPGHGNGRQPEPSTDMKDEQDETSHDNHYGVSSYTKFVAYVENHHCSLPVEVKTEASVSTEARPANDLNETPVGLPPDGGDQNTGAHSEEILFTPALLDCFQRASTMKHENRPQLDYTPDIETPSTACCIASALPEKKQKSTVYLNRKLIDVVAAADARKRRKELTKLKNLHGRQCRMHC
- the LOC121265390 gene encoding uncharacterized protein LOC121265390 isoform X1; the encoded protein is MGSERCYVWSSVSSSSASTTSSSMSAADEAADLMVKIELEAAEALADLAHLAVRESGGGGSGGKWGSKGKRARKRVKSESPPADSVFQLNPVDLVPCCSDLAEQDRAVLSQQQCEKINTIELLEPANANQDSRKMKVKAEQDSELAKPTTSARSYTPLGIRKSRQNLTEAEKEERRIRRVLANRESARQTIRRRQALCEELTRKAADLSWENENLKREKELALKVYQSLETTNKHLKEQMAKVVKAEVEETPGERGSADLGASLSSSTNCPRLWYDHHPFMPAFWPSIVQSSSHVQSLHGRRSAIVIQSNIPMPATCSLDTSQEQENRIDVNGPRTSLYVLPCPWFFPHPGHGNGRQPEPSTDMKDEQDETSHDNHYGVSSYTKFVAYVENHHCSLPVEVKTEASVSTEARPANDLNETPVGLPPDGGDQNTGAHSEEILFTPALLDCFQRASTMKHENRPQLDYTPDIETPSTACCIASALPEKKQKSTVYLNRKLIDVVAAADARKRRKELTKLKNLHGRQCRMHC